A single window of uncultured Pseudodesulfovibrio sp. DNA harbors:
- a CDS encoding DUF3124 domain-containing protein, translated as MRISIFRLILITLAIVMFSLPALAGREIDLSKGQTVYVPVYSHIYQGIKGKPYNLSALLSIRNVDYNDSITVTAVQYYDDNGKMLKSYLEKPITIPPMGTTEVHIPERDTSGGSGANFTVVWESAKSVSTPIIQAVMIGTASTQGISFVCDGVAIEEKE; from the coding sequence ATGCGTATATCCATTTTTCGTCTGATTCTGATTACTCTGGCCATCGTGATGTTCTCTCTGCCCGCACTGGCTGGCCGAGAAATCGATCTATCCAAAGGCCAAACCGTCTATGTTCCGGTGTATTCCCACATCTATCAGGGCATCAAAGGCAAGCCGTACAATCTGTCCGCCCTTCTTTCCATCCGCAATGTGGATTACAACGACTCCATCACGGTCACTGCGGTTCAATACTACGATGACAATGGTAAAATGCTGAAATCATATCTTGAAAAACCGATCACCATTCCGCCCATGGGAACAACTGAGGTTCACATTCCTGAACGCGATACTTCTGGCGGTTCCGGGGCAAACTTCACGGTGGTGTGGGAAAGCGCCAAGAGTGTCTCTACACCAATCATTCAGGCGGTCATGATCGGCACGGCCTCAACACAGGGCATATCTTTCGTATGTGACGGCGTCGCTATCGAAGAAAAGGAATAA
- a CDS encoding ABC transporter permease codes for MADKTREFSIPILFPCTLCREIVDEIGGMFLFLLDSLRLIFAGRGQFSKIVRQIYFIGVQSVSVIALIGLFTGMVMGMQLYYALSVFGADGFLGTGVALSMVRELAPVLTAIMLTGRAGSAMTAEIGVMRISEQIDALTIMDINPMRYLVAPKMAACLISFPILTAFFNLIALWGGWLTGVKLLGANAGVYWSRVNGALGWEDIEGGFVKSIVFGLLVCTVCCFEGYYTHIRSGHAGPEGVSQSTTNAVVKSCVITLAADYVLTSLLW; via the coding sequence ATGGCTGATAAGACGCGGGAGTTTTCCATACCTATCTTGTTTCCCTGTACACTGTGTCGGGAAATTGTTGATGAAATCGGGGGGATGTTTCTTTTCCTCCTTGATTCGTTGCGTCTGATCTTTGCTGGTCGGGGGCAATTCTCCAAGATAGTCCGTCAGATATATTTTATTGGCGTTCAATCCGTGAGCGTTATTGCTTTGATCGGCCTTTTTACCGGCATGGTCATGGGCATGCAGCTCTATTATGCTCTTTCCGTGTTTGGTGCGGACGGGTTCCTTGGGACAGGAGTCGCCTTGTCCATGGTCCGTGAGTTGGCCCCGGTCCTCACGGCGATTATGCTGACGGGTCGGGCCGGTTCCGCCATGACTGCTGAAATCGGTGTCATGCGTATTTCCGAACAGATTGATGCCCTGACCATTATGGATATCAATCCCATGCGTTATCTGGTGGCCCCTAAAATGGCTGCCTGCCTGATCAGCTTCCCGATTTTGACCGCATTTTTTAATCTGATCGCCCTGTGGGGCGGATGGCTGACCGGCGTCAAATTGCTGGGAGCCAATGCAGGTGTTTACTGGTCGCGAGTCAATGGGGCATTGGGTTGGGAGGATATCGAAGGTGGATTTGTTAAATCCATCGTGTTCGGTTTGCTTGTATGTACCGTGTGTTGTTTTGAAGGGTACTACACCCATATTCGTTCCGGTCACGCAGGGCCGGAAGGGGTGAGTCAATCCACAACCAATGCCGTGGTCAAGTCCTGTGTAATAACGTTGGCGGCGGATTACGTGTTAACGTCGCTGTTGTGGTAG
- a CDS encoding TPM domain-containing protein, producing the protein MRIKIPRVHGESPKEKVFRSLALVLVFAAVIWAFYMNNKHVVDVLNQEGAVYDETKTLDKTQKKFIVSFTRSLREEYGMDCKIQIYGGDFVMPDLDGKTMYMGLAPSINEVKLRFPPMMRQALGKDFIESLKTTFLLPSFQEGDWPMAIQEVLMEIYKKLEQMKKEETASE; encoded by the coding sequence ATGCGAATCAAGATTCCCAGAGTGCACGGCGAGTCGCCGAAAGAGAAGGTGTTTCGGTCCTTGGCATTAGTGCTGGTTTTTGCAGCCGTGATCTGGGCCTTCTACATGAACAACAAGCATGTGGTGGACGTCCTCAATCAAGAAGGCGCGGTTTATGACGAGACCAAGACTTTGGACAAGACACAAAAGAAATTTATTGTGTCATTCACTCGGTCTCTACGCGAAGAATACGGCATGGATTGCAAGATTCAGATTTACGGCGGCGATTTTGTGATGCCTGATCTGGATGGCAAAACCATGTATATGGGTTTGGCCCCGTCGATTAATGAGGTCAAATTGCGGTTTCCTCCCATGATGCGACAGGCGCTCGGCAAAGACTTTATCGAATCGCTTAAAACAACGTTCCTGCTACCGTCTTTTCAGGAAGGGGATTGGCCTATGGCCATTCAGGAAGTGTTGATGGAAATTTACAAGAAACTCGAACAAATGAAAAAAGAGGAGACCGCCAGTGAATGA
- a CDS encoding ATP-binding cassette domain-containing protein, with translation MSSAPNIRLEDLAVGYGGRPVVSDLNIEFPGGKLSMVVGGSGCGKSTLIRHILQLQAPIAGKIFMGGHDVSAISAKEQHCLRQRTGVLFQDGAMLGSLRLKDNVALPLREHTKLGEAQIMRIVQDRLEMVGLGHALELYPNELSGGMRKRAGLARALVMDPQVLFCDEPTSGLDPILSAELDQLLLEMMCHFDMTMVVVTHDLSSMRALADFVVILGEHKCLYQGTIDDLEKTEDPYLRHFLDRTTEERSAPRLTMPPLDPSMMKLNCNKILGEKTTIRKGDRC, from the coding sequence GTGAGTAGCGCACCAAACATACGACTTGAGGATTTGGCCGTCGGGTACGGTGGCAGGCCAGTGGTCAGTGATCTGAATATTGAGTTTCCGGGCGGGAAACTTTCTATGGTCGTTGGCGGTTCGGGCTGTGGTAAATCCACACTTATTAGGCATATTCTGCAACTTCAAGCCCCCATTGCTGGGAAAATTTTTATGGGCGGACATGATGTCAGCGCCATATCAGCAAAAGAGCAGCATTGCCTCAGACAGAGAACCGGTGTCCTGTTTCAGGACGGCGCGATGCTGGGGTCGCTTCGACTTAAGGATAACGTAGCTTTGCCGCTTCGTGAGCATACTAAGCTTGGAGAAGCGCAGATAATGCGCATTGTGCAGGATCGATTGGAAATGGTCGGTCTTGGTCATGCGTTGGAACTGTACCCCAACGAGCTGTCGGGCGGCATGCGCAAACGGGCTGGGTTGGCCCGAGCTCTGGTCATGGACCCACAAGTTTTGTTCTGTGATGAACCAACATCTGGGCTGGATCCGATTTTGTCCGCTGAGTTGGATCAGCTTTTACTTGAGATGATGTGTCATTTTGACATGACCATGGTCGTGGTCACTCATGACCTCTCAAGTATGCGGGCCTTGGCTGATTTTGTCGTGATTCTTGGAGAGCATAAATGTTTGTATCAAGGGACGATCGACGATCTTGAAAAAACCGAAGATCCATATCTGAGACATTTCCTGGATCGAACTACTGAGGAGCGGTCTGCTCCCCGACTGACAATGCCGCCACTGGATCCGTCCATGATGAAGCTCAATTGTAATAAGATACTTGGCGAAAAAACAACGATCCGAAAGGGTGACCGATGTTGA
- a CDS encoding sulfite exporter TauE/SafE family protein gives MEPLIIALVLATFFFAAFMKGTAGLGFATTCLGIMASYLDLRLAIPLIIIPSLLSNNMVMIDAGNFWSIFRRFWVLYASALPGLIFGLWILGENETDLPRIVLGTTMFLYGIWGLWRGHLSLKQTGPLETCVGLLTGLINGLTGSQIMPIMPYLMSLNITKDELVQAINTSFTIASLVMLAGLGKLGLISTENMVLSAVGVIPVGLGIWLGGKVRRKLPEAIFRKIVLALIGLLGLGLVIRSVL, from the coding sequence ATGGAACCTCTCATCATCGCACTCGTCCTCGCCACCTTCTTTTTTGCGGCCTTCATGAAAGGTACGGCGGGCCTCGGTTTCGCCACCACCTGTCTAGGGATAATGGCGAGTTATCTCGATTTGCGACTGGCTATTCCGTTGATTATCATCCCTTCTTTACTTTCCAACAACATGGTCATGATTGACGCCGGGAATTTCTGGTCCATCTTTCGCCGCTTCTGGGTGCTCTACGCCTCGGCTCTGCCTGGACTTATCTTCGGATTATGGATCTTGGGCGAAAATGAGACCGATTTACCACGCATCGTACTTGGCACGACCATGTTTCTATATGGTATATGGGGATTATGGCGCGGCCATCTCTCGCTGAAACAGACCGGCCCACTTGAAACATGTGTCGGTCTCCTGACCGGCCTGATCAACGGTCTGACCGGCTCGCAAATCATGCCCATTATGCCCTATCTCATGTCTCTGAACATTACCAAAGATGAATTGGTGCAGGCCATCAACACCTCATTCACCATTGCCAGCCTCGTCATGCTCGCAGGACTGGGAAAACTAGGCCTGATCTCCACCGAAAACATGGTTCTCTCGGCGGTGGGAGTTATTCCAGTGGGGCTGGGAATCTGGCTCGGCGGCAAGGTTCGTCGCAAACTACCGGAAGCCATTTTCCGCAAAATAGTACTCGCCTTAATAGGATTACTCGGGCTTGGACTCGTCATACGAAGTGTCTTGTAA
- a CDS encoding ABC transporter substrate-binding protein — protein sequence MLLKKILLPLVLVCLFVGSGSAALADQTPMDRVKEGTDTLIKMLSDPDMVDPSKHDAAITRLRKASEKYIDFGLVTKYAVGKPWLKMTPEMRTDLVEAFVRLLERSYLQRIPAYNGEKVDYKKELVSGNKAKVFTEIIDKDKKIVVEFRLKIVHGEWMIYDVVAEGVSLVMNYRSQFSSVLKEGTPEDLLKLINERVEKLDTDDPDDKDKEEPAP from the coding sequence ATGTTGTTGAAAAAGATACTGTTACCGTTGGTTTTGGTTTGTCTGTTTGTCGGGAGCGGCTCTGCTGCTTTGGCTGACCAGACTCCGATGGATCGGGTCAAGGAAGGAACGGACACGTTGATAAAGATGTTGTCCGATCCAGACATGGTGGATCCTAGTAAACACGATGCAGCCATTACTCGTCTGCGTAAAGCTTCTGAGAAGTATATCGATTTTGGTTTGGTGACCAAATATGCGGTCGGTAAGCCTTGGCTCAAGATGACGCCAGAAATGCGCACCGACTTGGTTGAAGCTTTTGTTCGCCTTTTGGAGCGGTCTTATCTGCAACGTATTCCGGCATACAATGGAGAGAAGGTCGACTACAAAAAAGAGCTTGTTTCCGGTAATAAGGCAAAGGTCTTTACGGAAATAATTGACAAAGACAAAAAGATTGTAGTTGAATTTCGTTTGAAAATCGTTCATGGAGAATGGATGATTTACGATGTTGTCGCAGAAGGTGTGAGCCTTGTGATGAATTATCGGAGTCAATTTTCCTCGGTACTCAAAGAAGGAACGCCAGAGGATTTGTTGAAATTGATTAATGAACGGGTTGAAAAACT
- a CDS encoding DVU0772 family protein: protein MSDDTNTCKQWLNEVNWDMIHEDAVTLYLEWGNNNYRDAMRSPVTTSGEYSIYFAIDTWEAPKVVLMKMDNYGSTILCAKKLPEDLAKELHEEIKGIKGILELTPSIKEWLMKELEA, encoded by the coding sequence ATGAGCGACGACACCAACACCTGCAAGCAATGGCTGAACGAAGTCAACTGGGACATGATCCACGAAGATGCCGTCACCCTGTATCTTGAATGGGGCAACAACAATTACCGTGATGCTATGCGTTCACCGGTGACCACCAGCGGCGAATATTCCATTTATTTCGCCATTGACACATGGGAAGCTCCCAAGGTCGTCCTGATGAAGATGGATAACTACGGGTCCACTATCCTGTGTGCCAAGAAGCTGCCGGAAGACCTCGCCAAAGAACTGCACGAAGAAATCAAGGGCATCAAGGGCATCCTCGAACTGACGCCGTCCATCAAGGAATGGCTCATGAAGGAACTCGAAGCATAA
- a CDS encoding CinA family protein: protein MDINLISRAVAELGECLSVEDNFLATAESCTGGLLASTLTDTPGSSEWFAGSVVAYSNEVKTNLLGVSPKILEEHGAVSEPVVLAMAQGVLKAVGAQVSVAISGIAGPSGGTPEKPVGTVWMAWAWPSGTRARLYNFSGSRQEVKEQAVMTAVNGLLGVTK from the coding sequence ATGGATATCAATCTTATTTCTCGAGCTGTTGCTGAATTGGGTGAATGTCTGAGTGTGGAAGACAACTTCCTCGCTACAGCCGAATCGTGTACCGGAGGCCTGTTGGCGAGCACCCTGACTGATACCCCCGGGAGTTCGGAGTGGTTTGCCGGGTCGGTGGTTGCTTACTCGAATGAGGTCAAGACCAACCTGCTTGGTGTGTCGCCGAAAATTTTGGAAGAACATGGCGCGGTTTCCGAACCCGTGGTTTTGGCCATGGCGCAAGGGGTGCTCAAGGCCGTGGGCGCGCAGGTTTCCGTGGCGATTTCCGGTATTGCCGGACCGAGTGGCGGAACCCCTGAAAAACCTGTTGGCACCGTCTGGATGGCGTGGGCTTGGCCGTCTGGTACCCGTGCCCGTCTGTATAATTTTTCTGGTTCCCGTCAAGAGGTGAAAGAACAGGCTGTCATGACCGCAGTCAACGGATTATTGGGCGTGACAAAGTAG
- a CDS encoding ABC transporter ATP-binding protein, translated as MSHSAISLDAINKTFFPQGEKKNGDAEPGIEVLKSITLDVDSGEFIALQGTSGSGKSTLLHIIGLLDRPTSGVYRLLGRNAASLDDDAQSDLRNLSLGFVFQSFYLIPYATALENVILPGLYSGKPRAELLARAEVLMEQVGLADRMDFKPSRLSGGQQQRVAMARALLNEPQIILADEPTGQLDSATSSEIMKLFHSVHEAGQTIVLVTHDEEVAKEAGRVIRLHDGCIVEDVRV; from the coding sequence ATGTCCCATTCGGCCATCAGTCTTGACGCTATCAATAAGACCTTTTTCCCGCAGGGAGAAAAAAAGAACGGCGATGCCGAGCCAGGGATTGAGGTGCTCAAATCCATAACGCTCGATGTTGATTCCGGCGAGTTCATCGCTCTGCAAGGCACGTCCGGCTCCGGGAAATCAACGCTTTTGCATATAATCGGGTTGCTCGATCGCCCGACATCCGGCGTTTATCGACTTCTCGGCAGGAACGCCGCTTCTCTTGATGACGATGCCCAGTCAGATCTGCGTAATTTATCCCTCGGGTTTGTGTTCCAATCTTTTTATCTTATTCCCTATGCCACGGCCTTGGAGAACGTTATCCTGCCCGGATTGTATTCAGGCAAGCCGCGTGCCGAGTTGCTTGCCCGGGCCGAAGTGCTCATGGAGCAGGTCGGGTTGGCTGATCGAATGGACTTCAAACCGTCACGGCTTTCAGGTGGGCAGCAGCAGCGAGTGGCTATGGCCCGTGCGTTGCTTAACGAGCCGCAGATTATTCTTGCAGACGAACCGACCGGGCAGTTGGATTCCGCCACTTCGTCTGAGATCATGAAGCTTTTTCATTCTGTACATGAAGCCGGACAGACCATTGTGTTGGTAACGCACGACGAAGAGGTTGCCAAGGAAGCCGGACGAGTTATCCGGTTACACGATGGGTGTATCGTCGAGGATGTACGAGTTTAG
- the mlaD gene encoding outer membrane lipid asymmetry maintenance protein MlaD encodes MLKMKKETAVGIFVVMGLLAVVYMSVKLGNVQLFTDKYYVVKANFTDISGLKVNAPIQMFGVEIGFVSEIGLDQEKGVAAITMMLDKKVKLTDDAIAAIKTSGLIGDKFVKIVPGGLGDPVNPGDTLFDTQSAIDLEDLISKFAFGKV; translated from the coding sequence ATGTTGAAAATGAAGAAAGAAACCGCAGTAGGAATTTTTGTAGTCATGGGTTTGCTCGCCGTGGTCTACATGAGCGTCAAGTTGGGCAACGTGCAGTTGTTCACAGATAAATATTATGTGGTGAAAGCCAACTTTACGGATATTTCCGGACTCAAGGTGAACGCCCCCATTCAAATGTTCGGTGTGGAAATCGGATTTGTGAGTGAGATAGGTTTGGATCAGGAAAAAGGCGTGGCTGCTATCACGATGATGCTCGACAAGAAGGTGAAGTTGACTGATGACGCTATTGCTGCCATTAAGACCAGCGGTCTTATCGGGGACAAGTTTGTAAAGATAGTGCCCGGCGGACTTGGTGATCCCGTGAATCCCGGAGACACCTTGTTTGACACTCAGTCTGCTATAGACCTTGAGGATCTGATCAGTAAATTTGCCTTTGGAAAAGTATAA
- the argJ gene encoding bifunctional glutamate N-acetyltransferase/amino-acid acetyltransferase ArgJ, translating into MNIPVGYTFAATAASFKKPGKLDLGAIVSNTPAVAAGVFTTNKFKAAPVLQCQEMLADGRKMSGFLINSGQANACTGDEGRANCRETLNLASKALNVPADELLPASTGVIGAQFDMAKWEKAMPALGENLGVATPEDTAHSIMTTDTVHKLCDASFELKGGEVRLLGMCKGAGMISPNMATMLSFIVCDADISAEAWQAMLADCVNLSINRVTVDGDMSTNDCVMALANGASGVSIESEEDYILLRKHLLNVLEDLAYKIVMDAEGGTKVAFIQVSGAKTDEDAELVARAVGNSPLVKTALFGSDPNWGRIICAAGYSGADFKANNLVLKIGGILVFRNGTPEPGDMDDLLGPIMSERDIVIHIDIGGGPGSSMLLASDLTKEYVSINADYRS; encoded by the coding sequence ATGAATATACCCGTTGGATATACTTTTGCCGCGACAGCGGCGTCGTTCAAGAAACCGGGCAAGCTCGATCTTGGAGCTATTGTCAGCAACACTCCGGCCGTGGCCGCAGGCGTGTTTACTACGAATAAATTTAAGGCTGCACCTGTATTGCAGTGTCAGGAAATGCTGGCAGACGGGCGAAAAATGTCTGGGTTCCTGATTAATTCCGGGCAAGCCAACGCCTGTACCGGTGACGAGGGACGCGCCAATTGTCGTGAAACCCTGAATCTGGCATCCAAAGCATTGAATGTTCCGGCTGATGAATTGCTTCCTGCATCCACCGGCGTTATCGGTGCACAGTTTGATATGGCTAAATGGGAAAAAGCCATGCCTGCGCTTGGCGAGAACCTTGGTGTCGCTACGCCGGAAGACACGGCTCATTCCATCATGACCACGGATACCGTACACAAGTTGTGCGATGCATCTTTTGAATTGAAGGGCGGCGAAGTTCGTTTGCTCGGGATGTGCAAAGGGGCAGGCATGATTTCCCCCAATATGGCAACCATGCTTTCCTTCATCGTTTGTGATGCAGATATTTCTGCCGAGGCGTGGCAGGCCATGCTCGCTGATTGCGTAAACCTGTCCATCAATCGAGTGACAGTGGATGGCGACATGTCGACTAATGATTGTGTCATGGCTCTTGCTAATGGTGCATCCGGGGTGTCCATCGAATCCGAAGAAGACTACATTTTGTTGCGTAAGCATCTGCTGAATGTGTTGGAAGATTTGGCCTATAAGATCGTTATGGATGCAGAAGGAGGCACCAAGGTTGCCTTTATTCAAGTGTCCGGTGCCAAGACGGATGAGGACGCTGAACTGGTGGCACGAGCCGTGGGTAATTCCCCGTTGGTCAAAACCGCGTTATTCGGTTCTGATCCTAATTGGGGCCGTATTATTTGTGCAGCCGGTTATTCCGGTGCGGATTTCAAGGCCAATAATCTCGTGCTGAAAATTGGTGGAATTCTTGTGTTCCGTAACGGAACTCCTGAACCCGGTGATATGGACGACTTGCTCGGTCCCATCATGAGCGAGCGGGATATCGTTATCCATATAGATATTGGTGGTGGCCCGGGCAGCTCCATGCTGCTCGCTTCGGATTTGACGAAGGAATACGTGAGTATCAACGCGGATTACCGCTCGTAG
- a CDS encoding ABC transporter permease yields the protein MIRLVARIISMGFEAVWAFKLRSFFVILGVAFGIASLTLIVTAVDGANRKAVEIVEMFGPDSALVFGGNFKQRAVGMRTLTLSREDAQRIRDSLPGAYQVVPMRAKFGQTVKVGNKNYQNVRIIGTTEKYASAWNWPLAEGRDITAEDDATGAKIALLGDKPSRELFGNESPVGKVIYISDIPFQVVGKLSYRGFASGGGGDIDNRIIVPLATLVQRYNMDRKYFRALRVKFYEPDYMEAHTENLRSLLRNLHHLAPEDDDDFSILTADEVLQFLSMFKGGLTIFLGVTAGIAMLVGGFVLANLFSISVSERAEEIGLKKAMGARNSAIMGQFLVEACALTMLGGVLGLFLGLGLGQFLSRLDILTIQFSWKAFFMALAGSQAVGLIFGLKPARQAAGLDPIQALRGEG from the coding sequence ATGATACGACTCGTAGCACGAATAATAAGTATGGGGTTTGAAGCTGTGTGGGCTTTTAAGCTCCGGTCTTTTTTCGTGATTTTGGGGGTCGCATTTGGCATTGCGAGTTTGACATTGATCGTGACGGCGGTTGATGGCGCGAACAGAAAGGCCGTGGAGATTGTCGAGATGTTCGGGCCGGACTCGGCCTTGGTGTTTGGCGGCAATTTCAAGCAGCGGGCTGTGGGCATGCGCACATTGACCTTGAGTCGGGAGGATGCGCAGCGGATTCGGGATTCGTTGCCGGGTGCGTATCAGGTCGTGCCTATGCGCGCCAAGTTTGGGCAGACGGTCAAGGTCGGCAATAAGAATTATCAGAATGTCCGTATTATCGGGACGACCGAAAAATATGCGTCCGCATGGAACTGGCCGTTGGCCGAGGGCCGCGATATCACGGCTGAGGATGATGCCACGGGCGCGAAAATAGCCTTGCTGGGAGATAAGCCGTCGCGTGAATTGTTTGGCAATGAATCGCCGGTCGGCAAGGTTATCTACATCAGTGATATTCCGTTTCAGGTGGTGGGCAAACTGTCCTACCGAGGGTTCGCCTCAGGCGGAGGTGGTGACATCGACAACCGTATTATCGTGCCGCTGGCAACCTTGGTGCAGCGATATAATATGGACCGGAAATATTTCCGTGCATTGCGAGTGAAGTTTTATGAGCCGGATTATATGGAGGCGCATACCGAAAACCTTCGCTCTTTGCTGCGGAATTTGCACCATTTGGCACCGGAAGATGACGACGATTTTTCCATTCTGACGGCTGATGAAGTTTTGCAGTTCCTGTCTATGTTTAAAGGCGGGCTGACGATCTTTTTGGGTGTGACCGCAGGCATCGCCATGCTTGTTGGTGGATTTGTGCTTGCCAATCTTTTTTCCATTTCAGTGAGTGAACGCGCCGAGGAGATTGGGCTGAAAAAGGCCATGGGTGCGCGTAATTCGGCGATCATGGGGCAGTTTTTGGTTGAAGCCTGTGCGCTGACTATGCTTGGGGGTGTGCTGGGCTTGTTCCTTGGATTAGGATTGGGCCAATTCCTTTCGCGGCTGGATATTTTGACCATTCAATTTTCATGGAAGGCCTTTTTTATGGCCTTGGCCGGATCGCAAGCTGTGGGGTTGATCTTTGGTTTGAAACCCGCAAGGCAGGCGGCTGGGCTTGATCCGATTCAGGCGTTGCGAGGCGAAGGGTAA
- a CDS encoding 2-hydroxymuconate tautomerase family protein, which produces MPILTLQTWAGTPKEKKRELVETFTREIVKILDCRIEAVTVIIEEVPKDNWGAAGELCSERFPDK; this is translated from the coding sequence ATGCCGATACTGACTTTGCAGACATGGGCTGGAACGCCCAAGGAAAAGAAACGCGAACTCGTGGAAACTTTTACCCGTGAGATTGTCAAAATTCTTGATTGTCGGATTGAAGCCGTGACGGTCATTATCGAAGAAGTTCCCAAAGACAACTGGGGGGCGGCTGGAGAACTTTGCTCCGAACGTTTCCCTGACAAATAA
- a CDS encoding HD domain-containing protein produces the protein MVDMTGRDKLTRIVDFLNECGMLRKTPRTGYQFLGSGSENVAEHSFRTAVIGHVLALMADADVARTTYMCLFHDLHEARTGDFNYVNRIYNSSDRTEALKHACGGTGLEDAMLGYWEELEETATLEAQLAQDADQLDFIMNLKEESDHGNKYAGQWLESALQRVRTQWGKELAETIAKTDHKDWWFLGPDPDWWTRKNGNDGKK, from the coding sequence ATGGTTGATATGACAGGTCGGGACAAGTTGACCCGAATAGTAGATTTTTTGAACGAATGCGGCATGTTGCGCAAGACACCAAGAACCGGCTATCAGTTTTTGGGTTCAGGCTCTGAGAATGTGGCTGAACATTCTTTTCGGACAGCAGTTATTGGGCACGTGCTTGCGTTGATGGCTGATGCGGATGTGGCTCGTACGACGTATATGTGCCTGTTTCATGACTTACATGAGGCACGCACCGGAGATTTTAACTACGTGAATCGGATTTATAACAGCTCGGATCGAACGGAAGCTCTGAAGCACGCCTGCGGCGGCACTGGTCTGGAAGACGCAATGCTTGGATATTGGGAAGAGTTGGAAGAAACAGCAACCCTCGAGGCTCAGTTGGCACAGGATGCCGACCAGTTGGACTTTATCATGAACCTCAAGGAAGAGTCTGACCATGGCAATAAATATGCAGGCCAGTGGCTGGAGTCAGCCTTGCAGCGGGTGCGTACTCAATGGGGAAAAGAGCTGGCCGAGACCATTGCCAAGACAGACCATAAAGATTGGTGGTTTTTAGGGCCGGACCCAGATTGGTGGACCCGCAAAAATGGCAATGACGGAAAAAAGTAG
- the rnhA gene encoding ribonuclease HI, whose product MNERVTMYTDGSCLGNPGPGGYGAVMIYGEYKGEGADNYKEFAQGYKRTTNNRMELLAVIVGLGALSRPCSVELWTDSKYVQQAITKGWLKNWQRNGWKTAAKKPVKNQDLWRRLMPLIEKQDVNFNWVKGHSGHMFNERVDDLARNAASGRDLLEDEGIE is encoded by the coding sequence GTGAATGAGCGAGTCACCATGTATACCGATGGCTCCTGTCTGGGCAATCCCGGTCCCGGCGGATATGGCGCGGTCATGATTTATGGCGAATACAAAGGCGAGGGTGCGGATAACTACAAAGAATTCGCCCAAGGCTACAAAAGAACGACTAACAACCGTATGGAATTGCTGGCTGTTATTGTCGGTCTGGGCGCATTGAGTCGTCCCTGCTCGGTAGAGTTGTGGACTGATTCAAAATATGTCCAGCAGGCTATCACCAAAGGATGGCTCAAGAACTGGCAGCGCAATGGGTGGAAAACCGCCGCCAAGAAGCCGGTCAAGAATCAGGATCTTTGGCGTCGTCTCATGCCGCTTATCGAGAAACAGGACGTCAACTTCAATTGGGTCAAGGGTCATTCCGGCCACATGTTCAATGAACGTGTCGATGATTTGGCGCGTAACGCCGCATCAGGCCGTGACCTTTTGGAAGATGAAGGCATAGAATAG